A window of Phyllopteryx taeniolatus isolate TA_2022b chromosome 19, UOR_Ptae_1.2, whole genome shotgun sequence contains these coding sequences:
- the LOC133469152 gene encoding putative uncharacterized protein DDB_G0286901 isoform X7, giving the protein MAAVWLLVVLVNVVVMDKGICFPGWAKEGGSNAVHKKDVSPNNVSLARVVELLDSLASVWKLHTSAQPASKEAFGDKTSHNVRNDQTSSKGHQNVSFSHDQQSYNMSKGQDNDFQVQESVTQNNTMAHNPQRESFQQVQESVAQNNTMSHNPQRESFQKVQQSVAQNNTMRESFQEVQQSVKQNNTMSHNPHTESVQQVQQSINQNNTMSHNPQRESVQQVQQSVNQNTMSHNPQRESVQQVQQSVNHNNTMRESFQQIQESVNQNNTMSHNPQRESFQQIQESVTQNNTMAHNLQRESVQQVQQRVNQNNTMRESVQQVQQSVNQNNTMSHNPQRESVQVQQSINRNNTMSYNPQRESVQVQESVNQNNTMSESVQQVQESVTQNNTMSQNPQRKSVQQMQESITQNNTMAHNLQRESVQVQESVNQNNTMRESVQQVQQSINQNNTMSNNPQRESVQQVQQRVNHNTMTESVQQVQESVTQNNTMSQNPQRESVQQIQESITQNNTMAHNLQRESVQQRVNQNNTMSQNPQRESVQQVQQSINQNNTMSHNPQRESVQQVQQSVNQNNTMSHNPQRESFQQVQQSINQNNTMSHNPQRESVQQVQQSVNQNNTMSHNPQRESVQQVQQGVNQNTMSESVQVQQSINQNNTISHTTQRESFQQVQESVNQNNTMSESVQQVQESVTQNNTMSQNPQRESVQQIQESVTQNNTMAHNLQRESIQQVQQRVKQNNTMRESVQQVQQSVNQNNTKSHNPQRESVPVQQSVNQNNTMSHTPQRESFQQVQERVNENNTMSESVQQVQESVTQNTMSHNPQRESFQQVQGSVTQNTMSHNPQRESFQQVQQHVNQNSMSHNPQRVSIQQIQQSVNQNDRLGDDSTDEGLIVNV; this is encoded by the exons ATGGCAGCTGTATGGCTCTTGGTTGTGCTGGTCAATGTTGTTGTCATGGACAaag gcATTTGTTTTCCAGGTTGGGCTAAAGAAGGGGGGTCCAATGCTGTGCATAAAAAAG ATGTGTCTCCCAACAATGTTTCACTTGCGAGAGTTGTTGAACTTCTTGATTCTTTGGCTTCTGTGTGGAAGCTACATACGTCAG CCCAACCTGCAAGCAAAGAGGCATTTGGAGACAAAACAAGCCACAATGTGAGAAATGACCAAACGAGCAGTAAGGGCCATCAGAACGTTTCCTTCAGCCATGACCAGCAGAGCTACAACATGAGCAAGGGTCAGGATAATGACTTTCAAGTCCAGGAGAGTGTCACCCAGAACAACACAATGGCCCACAACCCCCAGAGGGAGTCTTTTCAACAAGTCCAAGAGAGTGTCGCCCAGAACAACACAATGAGCCACAACCCCCAGAGGGAGTCCTTTCAAAAAGTCCAGCAAAGTGTCGCCCAGAACAACACAATGAGGGAGTCCTTTCAAGAAGTCCAGCAGAGCGTCAAACAGAACAACACAATGAGCCACAACCCCCATACTGAGTCCGTGCAACAAGTCCAGCAGAGCATCAACCAGAACAACACTATGAGCCACAACCCCCAGAGGGAGTCCGTTCAACAAGTCCAGCAGAGCGTCAACCAGAACACGATGAGCCACAACCCCCAGAGGGAGTCCGTTCAACAAGTCCAGCAGAGCGTCAACCACAACAACACGATGAGGGAGTCCTTTCAACAAATCCAGGAGAGTGTCAACCAGAACAACACTATGAGCCACAACCCCCAGAGGGAGTCCTTTCAACAAATCCAGGAGAGTGTCACCCAGAACAACACAATGGCCCACAACCTCCAGAGGGAGTCTGTTCAACAAGTCCAGCAGCGTGTCAACCAGAACAACACTATGAGGGAGTCCGTTCAACAAGTCCAGCAGAGCGTCAACCAGAACAACACGATGAGCCACAACCCCCAGAGGGAGTCCGTTCAAGTCCAGCAGAGCATCAACCGGAACAACACTATGAGCTACAACCCCCAGAGGGAGTCCGTTCAAGTCCAGGAGAGTGTCAACCAGAACAACACGATGAGTGAGTCTGTTCAACAAGTCCAGGAGAGCGTCACCCAGAACAACACGATGAGCCAGAACCCCCAGAGGAAGTCTGTTCAACAAATGCAGGAGAGTATCACCCAGAACAACACAATGGCCCACAACCTCCAGAGGGAGTCCGTTCAAGTCCAGGAGAGTGTCAACCAGAACAACACGATGAGGGAGTCCGTTCAACAAGTCCAGCAGAGCATCAACCAGAACAACACAATGAGCAACAACCCCCAGAGGGAGTCCGTTCAACAAGTCCAGCAGCGTGTCAACCACAACACAATGACTGAGTCTGTTCAACAAGTCCAGGAGAGCGTCACCCAGAACAACACGATGAGCCAGAACCCCCAGAGGGAGTCCGTTCAACAAATCCAGGAGAGTATCACCCAGAACAACACAATGGCCCACAACCTCCAGAGGGAGTCCGTTCAGCAGCGTGTCAACCAGAACAACACGATGAGCCAGAACCCCCAGAGGGAGTCCGTTCAACAAGTCCAGCAGAGCATCAACCAGAACAACACGATGAGCCACAACCCCCAGAGGGAGTCCGTGCAACAAGTCCAGCAGAGCGTCAACCAGAACAACACTATGAGCCACAACCCCCAGAGGGAGTCCTTTCAACAAGTCCAGCAGAGCATCAACCAGAACAACACAATGAGCCACAACCCCCAGAGGGAGTCCGTTCAACAAGTCCAGCAGAGTGTCAACCAGAACAACACTATGAGCCACAACCCCCAGAGGGAGTCTGTTCAACAAGTCCAGCAGGGTGTCAACCAGAACACTATGAGTGAGTCTGTTCAAGTCCAGCAGAGCATCAACCAGAACAACACGATAAGCCACACCACCCAGAGGGAGTCCTTTCAACAAGTCCAGGAGAGTGTCAACCAGAACAACACGATGAGTGAGTCTGTTCAACAAGTCCAGGAGAGCGTCACCCAGAACAACACTATGAGCCAGAATCCCCAGAGGGAGTCCGTTCAACAAATCCAGGAGAGTGTCACCCAGAACAACACAATGGCCCACAACCTCCAGAGGGAGTCCATTCAACAAGTCCAGCAGCGTGTCAAACAGAACAACACGATGAGGGAGTCTGTTCAACAAGTCCAGCAGAGCGTCAACCAGAACAACACAAAGAGCCACAACCCCCAGAGGGAGTCCGTTCCAGTCCAGCAGAGCGTCAACCAGAACAACACGATGAGCCACACCCCCCAGAGGGAGTCCTTTCAACAAGTCCAGGAGCGTGTCAACGAGAACAACACGATGAGTGAGTCTGTTCAACAAGTCCAGGAGAGCGTCACCCAAAATACAATGAGCCACAACCCCCAGAGGGAGTCCTTTCAACAAGTCCAGGGGAGCGTCacccagaacacaatgagccacAACCCCCAGAGGGAGTCCTTTCAACAAGTCCAGCAGCATGTCAACCAGAACTCAATGAGCCACAACCCTCAGAGGGTGTCCATTCAACAAATCCAGCAGAGTGTCAACCAGAATGACAGATTGGGTGATGACTCAACAGATGAGGGGTTGATTGTGAATGTTTGA
- the LOC133469152 gene encoding protein kinase 4-like isoform X4, producing MAAGSLLVVLVYAVVIEKGICFPGWAKEGGSNAVHKKGVPDVSSNNVSLERVVELLDSLASVWKLHKPAQPANKEAFGDKTSHNVRNDQTSSKGHQNVSFSHDQRSYKLSTGQHNDFQVQESVNQNNTMSHNPQRESFQQVHQSVTQNNTMRESFQEVQKSVNQNNTMNHNPQRESFQQVQQSVTHNNTMSHNPQREYFQQVQMSVNQNNTMSESFQQVQEGVNQNNTMRESFQQVQQSVTQNNTMSHNPQRESIQQVQQSVNQNTMSHTPQRESFQQVQQSVTQNNTMSHIPQRESFQQVQESVTQNNTMAHNPQRESFQQVRESVTQNNTMAQNPQKESFQQVNQSVTQNNTMSHNPQRESFQQVQQSVTQNNTMSHNPQRESFQQVQQSVTQNNTMSHIPQRESFQQVQESVTQNNTMAHNPQRESFQQVGESVTQNNTMAQNPQKESFQQVNQSVTQNTLSHNPQRESFQQVQQSVNQNNTMSHTPQRESFQQVQESVTQNTLAHNPQESFQQVQQSVTQNNTMSNNPQRESFQQVQESVTQNNTMSHTPQKESFQQVQESVTQNNTMAHNPQESFQQVQESVTQNNTMAQKESFQQVHQSVTQNNTMRESFQQVHQSVTQNNTMRESFQEVQKSVNQNNTMNHNPQRESFQQVQQSVTHNNTMSHNPQRESFQQVQQSVTQNNTMSHIPQRESFQQVQQSVTQNNTMSHIPQRESFQQVQQSVNQNNTMSHTPQRESFQQVQESVTQNTMAHNPQKESFQQVQQSVTQNNTMSHTPQKESFQQVQESVTQNNTMAHNSQESFQQVQESVTQSNTMDHNPQKESFQQVQQSVNQNNMIRESFQQVQQSVTQNNTMSHNPQRESTQVQERVKQNAMSHNPQRVSIQQVQQSVNQNDRLADDSTDEGLIVNV from the exons ATGGCTGCTGGATCGCTCTTGGTTGTGCTGGTCTATGCTGTTGTCATagaaaaag gcaTTTGTTTTCCAGGTTGGGCTAAAGAAGGGGGGTCCAATGCTGTGCATAAAAAAGGTGTGCCAG ATGTGTCTTCCAACAATGTTTCACTTGAGAGAGTTGTTGAACTTCTTGATTCTTTGGCTTCTGTGTGGAAGCTGCATAAGCCAG CCCAACCTGCAAACAAAGAGGCATTTGGAGACAAAACAAGCCACAATGTGAGAAATGACCAAACGAGCAGCAAGGGCCACCAGAACGTTTCCTTCAGCCATGACCAGCGGAGCTACAAACTGAGCACGGGTCAGCATAATGACTTTCAAGTCCAGGAGAGTGTCAA CCAGAACAACACAATGAGCCACAACCCCCAGAGGGAGTCCTTTCAACAAGTCCATCAGAGTGTCACCCAGAACAACACAATGAGGGAGTCCTTTCAAGAAGTCCAGAAGAGTGTCAACCAGAACAACACTATGAACCACAACCCCCAGAGGGAGTCCTTTCAACAAGTCCAGCAGAGTGTCACCCATAACAACACTATGAGCCACAACCCCCAGAGGGAGTACTTTCAACAAGTCCAGATGAGTGTCAACCAGAACAACACGATGAGTGAGTCCTTTCAACAAGTCCAGGAGGGTGTCAACCAGAACAACACTATGAGGGAGTCCTTTCAACAAGTCCAGCAGAGTGTCACCCAGAACAACACAATGAGCCACAACCCCCAGAGGGAGTCCATTCAACAAGTCCAGCAGAGTGTcaaccagaacacaatgagccacACCCCCCAGAGGGAGTCCTTTCAACAAGTCCAGCAGAGTGTCACCCAGAACAACACAATGAGCCACATCCCCCAGAGGGAGTCCTTTCAACAAGTCCAGGAGAGTGTCACCCAGAACAACACAATGGCCCACAACCCCCAGAGGGAGTCCTTTCAACAAGTCAGGGAGAGTGTCACCCAGAACAACACAATGGCCCAGAACCCCCAGAAGGAGTCCTTTCAACAAGTCAATCAGAGTGTTACCCAGAACAACACAATGAGCCACAACCCCCAGAGGGAGTCCTTTCAACAAGTCCAGCAGAGTGTCACCCAGAACAACACAATGAGCCACAACCCCCAGAGGGAGTCCTTTCAACAAGTCCAGCAGAGTGTCACCCAGAACAACACAATGAGCCACATCCCCCAGAGGGAGTCCTTTCAACAAGTCCAGGAGAGTGTCACCCAGAACAACACAATGGCCCACAACCCCCAGAGGGAGTCCTTTCAACAAGTCGGGGAGAGTGTCACCCAGAACAACACAATGGCCCAGAACCCCCAGAAGGAGTCCTTTCAACAAGTCAATCAGAGTGTTACCCAGAACACACTGAGCCACAACCCCCAGAGAGAGTCCTTTCAACAAGTCCAGCAGAGTGTCAACCAGAACAACACAATGAGCCACACCCCCCAGAGGGAGTCCTTTCAACAAGTCCAGGAGAGTGTCACCCAGAACACACTGGCCCACAACCCCCAGGAGTCCTTTCAACAAGTCCAGCAGAGTGTCACCCAGaacaacacaatgagcaatAACCCCCAGAGGGAGTCCTTTCAGCAAGTCCAGGAGAGTGTCACCCAGAACAACACAATGAGCCACACCCCCCAGAAGGAGTCCTTTCAACAAGTCCAGGAGAGTGTCACCCAGAACAACACAATGGCCCACAACCCCCAGGAGTCCTTTCAACAAGTCCAGGAGAGTGTCACCCAGAACAACACAATGGCCCAGAAGGAGTCCTTTCAACAAGTCCATCAGAGTGTCACCCAGAACAACACAATGAGGGAGTCCTTTCAACAAGTCCATCAGAGTGTCACCCAGAACAACACAATGAGGGAGTCCTTTCAAGAAGTCCAGAAGAGTGTCAACCAGAACAACACTATGAACCACAACCCCCAGAGGGAGTCCTTTCAACAAGTCCAGCAGAGTGTCACCCATAACAACACTATGAGCCACAACCCCCAGAGGGAGTCCTTTCAACAAGTCCAGCAGAGTGTCACCCAGAACAACACAATGAGCCACATCCCCCAGAGGGAGTCCTTTCAACAAGTCCAGCAGAGTGTCACCCAGAACAACACAATGAGCCACATCCCCCAGAGGGAGTCCTTTCAACAAGTCCAGCAGAGTGTCAACCAGAACAACACAATGAGCCACACCCCCCAGAGGGAGTCCTTTCAACAAGTCCAGGAGAGTGTCACCCAGAACACAATGGCCCACAACCCCCAGAAGGAGTCCTTTCAACAAGTCCAGCAGAGTGTCACCCAGAACAACACAATGAGCCACACCCCCCAGAAGGAGTCCTTTCAACAAGTCCAGGAGAGTGTCACCCAGAACAATACAATGGCCCACAACTCCCAGGAGTCCTTTCAGCAAGTCCAGGAGAGTGTCACCCAGAGCAACACAATGGACCACAATCCCCAGAAGGAGTCCTTTCAACAAGTCCAGCAGAGTGTCAACCAGAACAACATGATCAGGGAGTCCTTTCAACAAGTCCAGCAGAGTGTCACCCAGAACAACACAATGAGCCACAACCCCCAGAGGGAGTCCACTCAAGTCCAGGAGCGTGTCAAACAGAACGCAATGAGTCACAACCCTCAGAGGGTGTCCATTCAACAAGTCCAGCAGAGTGTCAACCAGAATGACAGATTGGCTGATGACTCAACAGATGAGGGGTTGATTGTGAATGTTTGA
- the LOC133469152 gene encoding putative uncharacterized protein DDB_G0286901 isoform X8 has product MAAGSLLVVLVYAVVIEKGICFPGWAKEGGSNAVHKKDVSPNNVSLARVVELLDSLASVWKLHTSAQPASKEAFGDKTSHNVRNDQTSSKGHQNVSFSHDQQSYNMSKGQDNDFQVQESVTQNNTMAHNPQRESFQQVQESVAQNNTMSHNPQRESFQKVQQSVAQNNTMRESFQEVQQSVKQNNTMSHNPHTESVQQVQQSINQNNTMSHNPQRESVQQVQQSVNQNTMSHNPQRESVQQVQQSVNHNNTMRESFQQIQESVNQNNTMSHNPQRESFQQIQESVTQNNTMAHNLQRESVQQVQQRVNQNNTMRESVQQVQQSVNQNNTMSHNPQRESVQVQQSINRNNTMSYNPQRESVQVQESVNQNNTMSESVQQVQESVTQNNTMSQNPQRKSVQQMQESITQNNTMAHNLQRESVQVQESVNQNNTMRESVQQVQQSINQNNTMSNNPQRESVQQVQQRVNHNTMTESVQQVQESVTQNNTMSQNPQRESVQQIQESITQNNTMAHNLQRESVQQRVNQNNTMSQNPQRESVQQVQQSINQNNTMSHNPQRESVQQVQQSVNQNNTMSHNPQRESFQQVQQSINQNNTMSHNPQRESVQQVQQSVNQNNTMSHNPQRESVQQVQQGVNQNTMSESVQVQQSINQNNTISHTTQRESFQQVQESVNQNNTMSESVQQVQESVTQNNTMSQNPQRESVQQIQESVTQNNTMAHNLQRESIQQVQQRVKQNNTMRESVQQVQQSVNQNNTKSHNPQRESVPVQQSVNQNNTMSHTPQRESFQQVQERVNENNTMSESVQQVQESVTQNTMSHNPQRESFQQVQGSVTQNTMSHNPQRESFQQVQQHVNQNSMSHNPQRVSIQQIQQSVNQNDRLGDDSTDEGLIVNV; this is encoded by the exons ATGGCTGCTGGATCGCTCTTGGTTGTGCTGGTCTATGCTGTTGTCATagaaaaag gcATTTGTTTTCCAGGTTGGGCTAAAGAAGGGGGGTCCAATGCTGTGCATAAAAAAG ATGTGTCTCCCAACAATGTTTCACTTGCGAGAGTTGTTGAACTTCTTGATTCTTTGGCTTCTGTGTGGAAGCTACATACGTCAG CCCAACCTGCAAGCAAAGAGGCATTTGGAGACAAAACAAGCCACAATGTGAGAAATGACCAAACGAGCAGTAAGGGCCATCAGAACGTTTCCTTCAGCCATGACCAGCAGAGCTACAACATGAGCAAGGGTCAGGATAATGACTTTCAAGTCCAGGAGAGTGTCACCCAGAACAACACAATGGCCCACAACCCCCAGAGGGAGTCTTTTCAACAAGTCCAAGAGAGTGTCGCCCAGAACAACACAATGAGCCACAACCCCCAGAGGGAGTCCTTTCAAAAAGTCCAGCAAAGTGTCGCCCAGAACAACACAATGAGGGAGTCCTTTCAAGAAGTCCAGCAGAGCGTCAAACAGAACAACACAATGAGCCACAACCCCCATACTGAGTCCGTGCAACAAGTCCAGCAGAGCATCAACCAGAACAACACTATGAGCCACAACCCCCAGAGGGAGTCCGTTCAACAAGTCCAGCAGAGCGTCAACCAGAACACGATGAGCCACAACCCCCAGAGGGAGTCCGTTCAACAAGTCCAGCAGAGCGTCAACCACAACAACACGATGAGGGAGTCCTTTCAACAAATCCAGGAGAGTGTCAACCAGAACAACACTATGAGCCACAACCCCCAGAGGGAGTCCTTTCAACAAATCCAGGAGAGTGTCACCCAGAACAACACAATGGCCCACAACCTCCAGAGGGAGTCTGTTCAACAAGTCCAGCAGCGTGTCAACCAGAACAACACTATGAGGGAGTCCGTTCAACAAGTCCAGCAGAGCGTCAACCAGAACAACACGATGAGCCACAACCCCCAGAGGGAGTCCGTTCAAGTCCAGCAGAGCATCAACCGGAACAACACTATGAGCTACAACCCCCAGAGGGAGTCCGTTCAAGTCCAGGAGAGTGTCAACCAGAACAACACGATGAGTGAGTCTGTTCAACAAGTCCAGGAGAGCGTCACCCAGAACAACACGATGAGCCAGAACCCCCAGAGGAAGTCTGTTCAACAAATGCAGGAGAGTATCACCCAGAACAACACAATGGCCCACAACCTCCAGAGGGAGTCCGTTCAAGTCCAGGAGAGTGTCAACCAGAACAACACGATGAGGGAGTCCGTTCAACAAGTCCAGCAGAGCATCAACCAGAACAACACAATGAGCAACAACCCCCAGAGGGAGTCCGTTCAACAAGTCCAGCAGCGTGTCAACCACAACACAATGACTGAGTCTGTTCAACAAGTCCAGGAGAGCGTCACCCAGAACAACACGATGAGCCAGAACCCCCAGAGGGAGTCCGTTCAACAAATCCAGGAGAGTATCACCCAGAACAACACAATGGCCCACAACCTCCAGAGGGAGTCCGTTCAGCAGCGTGTCAACCAGAACAACACGATGAGCCAGAACCCCCAGAGGGAGTCCGTTCAACAAGTCCAGCAGAGCATCAACCAGAACAACACGATGAGCCACAACCCCCAGAGGGAGTCCGTGCAACAAGTCCAGCAGAGCGTCAACCAGAACAACACTATGAGCCACAACCCCCAGAGGGAGTCCTTTCAACAAGTCCAGCAGAGCATCAACCAGAACAACACAATGAGCCACAACCCCCAGAGGGAGTCCGTTCAACAAGTCCAGCAGAGTGTCAACCAGAACAACACTATGAGCCACAACCCCCAGAGGGAGTCTGTTCAACAAGTCCAGCAGGGTGTCAACCAGAACACTATGAGTGAGTCTGTTCAAGTCCAGCAGAGCATCAACCAGAACAACACGATAAGCCACACCACCCAGAGGGAGTCCTTTCAACAAGTCCAGGAGAGTGTCAACCAGAACAACACGATGAGTGAGTCTGTTCAACAAGTCCAGGAGAGCGTCACCCAGAACAACACTATGAGCCAGAATCCCCAGAGGGAGTCCGTTCAACAAATCCAGGAGAGTGTCACCCAGAACAACACAATGGCCCACAACCTCCAGAGGGAGTCCATTCAACAAGTCCAGCAGCGTGTCAAACAGAACAACACGATGAGGGAGTCTGTTCAACAAGTCCAGCAGAGCGTCAACCAGAACAACACAAAGAGCCACAACCCCCAGAGGGAGTCCGTTCCAGTCCAGCAGAGCGTCAACCAGAACAACACGATGAGCCACACCCCCCAGAGGGAGTCCTTTCAACAAGTCCAGGAGCGTGTCAACGAGAACAACACGATGAGTGAGTCTGTTCAACAAGTCCAGGAGAGCGTCACCCAAAATACAATGAGCCACAACCCCCAGAGGGAGTCCTTTCAACAAGTCCAGGGGAGCGTCacccagaacacaatgagccacAACCCCCAGAGGGAGTCCTTTCAACAAGTCCAGCAGCATGTCAACCAGAACTCAATGAGCCACAACCCTCAGAGGGTGTCCATTCAACAAATCCAGCAGAGTGTCAACCAGAATGACAGATTGGGTGATGACTCAACAGATGAGGGGTTGATTGTGAATGTTTGA
- the LOC133469152 gene encoding putative uncharacterized protein DDB_G0286901 isoform X5 translates to MAAGSLLVVLVYAVVIEKGICFPGWAKEGGSNAVHKKGVPAQPANKEAFGDKTSHNVRNDQTSSKGHQNVSFSHDQRSYKLSTGQHNDFQVQESVNQNNTMSHNPQRESFQQVQESVAQNNTMSHNPQRESFQQVHQSVTQNNTMRESFQEVQKSVNQNNTMNHNPQRESFQQVQQSVTHNNTMSHNPQREYFQQVQMSVNQNNTMSESFQQVQEGVNQNNTMRESFQQVQQSVTQNNTMSHNPQRESIQQVQQSVNQNTMSHTPQRESFQQVQQSVTQNNTMSHIPQRESFQQVQESVTQNNTMAHNPQRESFQQVRESVTQNNTMAQNPQKESFQQVNQSVTQNNTMSHNPQRESFQQVQQSVTQNNTMSHNPQRESFQQVQQSVTQNNTMSHIPQRESFQQVQESVTQNNTMAHNPQRESFQQVGESVTQNNTMAQNPQKESFQQVNQSVTQNTLSHNPQRESFQQVQQSVNQNNTMSHTPQRESFQQVQESVTQNTLAHNPQESFQQVQQSVTQNNTMSNNPQRESFQQVQESVTQNNTMSHTPQKESFQQVQESVTQNNTMAHNPQESFQQVQESVTQNNTMAQKESFQQVHQSVTQNNTMRESFQQVHQSVTQNNTMRESFQEVQKSVNQNNTMNHNPQRESFQQVQQSVTHNNTMSHNPQRESFQQVQQSVTQNNTMSHIPQRESFQQVQQSVTQNNTMSHIPQRESFQQVQQSVNQNNTMSHTPQRESFQQVQESVTQNTMAHNPQKESFQQVQQSVTQNNTMSHTPQKESFQQVQESVTQNNTMAHNSQESFQQVQESVTQSNTMDHNPQKESFQQVQQSVNQNNMIRESFQQVQQSVTQNNTMSHNPQRESTQVQERVKQNAMSHNPQRVSIQQVQQSVNQNDRLADDSTDEGLIVNV, encoded by the exons ATGGCTGCTGGATCGCTCTTGGTTGTGCTGGTCTATGCTGTTGTCATagaaaaag gcaTTTGTTTTCCAGGTTGGGCTAAAGAAGGGGGGTCCAATGCTGTGCATAAAAAAGGTGTGCCAG CCCAACCTGCAAACAAAGAGGCATTTGGAGACAAAACAAGCCACAATGTGAGAAATGACCAAACGAGCAGCAAGGGCCACCAGAACGTTTCCTTCAGCCATGACCAGCGGAGCTACAAACTGAGCACGGGTCAGCATAATGACTTTCAAGTCCAGGAGAGTGTCAACCAGAACAACACAATGAGCCACAACCCCCAGAGGGAGTCTTTTCAACAAGTCCAGGAGAGTGTCGCCCAGAACAACACAATGAGCCACAACCCCCAGAGGGAGTCCTTTCAACAAGTCCATCAGAGTGTCACCCAGAACAACACAATGAGGGAGTCCTTTCAAGAAGTCCAGAAGAGTGTCAACCAGAACAACACTATGAACCACAACCCCCAGAGGGAGTCCTTTCAACAAGTCCAGCAGAGTGTCACCCATAACAACACTATGAGCCACAACCCCCAGAGGGAGTACTTTCAACAAGTCCAGATGAGTGTCAACCAGAACAACACGATGAGTGAGTCCTTTCAACAAGTCCAGGAGGGTGTCAACCAGAACAACACTATGAGGGAGTCCTTTCAACAAGTCCAGCAGAGTGTCACCCAGAACAACACAATGAGCCACAACCCCCAGAGGGAGTCCATTCAACAAGTCCAGCAGAGTGTcaaccagaacacaatgagccacACCCCCCAGAGGGAGTCCTTTCAACAAGTCCAGCAGAGTGTCACCCAGAACAACACAATGAGCCACATCCCCCAGAGGGAGTCCTTTCAACAAGTCCAGGAGAGTGTCACCCAGAACAACACAATGGCCCACAACCCCCAGAGGGAGTCCTTTCAACAAGTCAGGGAGAGTGTCACCCAGAACAACACAATGGCCCAGAACCCCCAGAAGGAGTCCTTTCAACAAGTCAATCAGAGTGTTACCCAGAACAACACAATGAGCCACAACCCCCAGAGGGAGTCCTTTCAACAAGTCCAGCAGAGTGTCACCCAGAACAACACAATGAGCCACAACCCCCAGAGGGAGTCCTTTCAACAAGTCCAGCAGAGTGTCACCCAGAACAACACAATGAGCCACATCCCCCAGAGGGAGTCCTTTCAACAAGTCCAGGAGAGTGTCACCCAGAACAACACAATGGCCCACAACCCCCAGAGGGAGTCCTTTCAACAAGTCGGGGAGAGTGTCACCCAGAACAACACAATGGCCCAGAACCCCCAGAAGGAGTCCTTTCAACAAGTCAATCAGAGTGTTACCCAGAACACACTGAGCCACAACCCCCAGAGAGAGTCCTTTCAACAAGTCCAGCAGAGTGTCAACCAGAACAACACAATGAGCCACACCCCCCAGAGGGAGTCCTTTCAACAAGTCCAGGAGAGTGTCACCCAGAACACACTGGCCCACAACCCCCAGGAGTCCTTTCAACAAGTCCAGCAGAGTGTCACCCAGaacaacacaatgagcaatAACCCCCAGAGGGAGTCCTTTCAGCAAGTCCAGGAGAGTGTCACCCAGAACAACACAATGAGCCACACCCCCCAGAAGGAGTCCTTTCAACAAGTCCAGGAGAGTGTCACCCAGAACAACACAATGGCCCACAACCCCCAGGAGTCCTTTCAACAAGTCCAGGAGAGTGTCACCCAGAACAACACAATGGCCCAGAAGGAGTCCTTTCAACAAGTCCATCAGAGTGTCACCCAGAACAACACAATGAGGGAGTCCTTTCAACAAGTCCATCAGAGTGTCACCCAGAACAACACAATGAGGGAGTCCTTTCAAGAAGTCCAGAAGAGTGTCAACCAGAACAACACTATGAACCACAACCCCCAGAGGGAGTCCTTTCAACAAGTCCAGCAGAGTGTCACCCATAACAACACTATGAGCCACAACCCCCAGAGGGAGTCCTTTCAACAAGTCCAGCAGAGTGTCACCCAGAACAACACAATGAGCCACATCCCCCAGAGGGAGTCCTTTCAACAAGTCCAGCAGAGTGTCACCCAGAACAACACAATGAGCCACATCCCCCAGAGGGAGTCCTTTCAACAAGTCCAGCAGAGTGTCAACCAGAACAACACAATGAGCCACACCCCCCAGAGGGAGTCCTTTCAACAAGTCCAGGAGAGTGTCACCCAGAACACAATGGCCCACAACCCCCAGAAGGAGTCCTTTCAACAAGTCCAGCAGAGTGTCACCCAGAACAACACAATGAGCCACACCCCCCAGAAGGAGTCCTTTCAACAAGTCCAGGAGAGTGTCACCCAGAACAATACAATGGCCCACAACTCCCAGGAGTCCTTTCAGCAAGTCCAGGAGAGTGTCACCCAGAGCAACACAATGGACCACAATCCCCAGAAGGAGTCCTTTCAACAAGTCCAGCAGAGTGTCAACCAGAACAACATGATCAGGGAGTCCTTTCAACAAGTCCAGCAGAGTGTCACCCAGAACAACACAATGAGCCACAACCCCCAGAGGGAGTCCACTCAAGTCCAGGAGCGTGTCAAACAGAACGCAATGAGTCACAACCCTCAGAGGGTGTCCATTCAACAAGTCCAGCAGAGTGTCAACCAGAATGACAGATTGGCTGATGACTCAACAGATGAGGGGTTGATTGTGAATGTTTGA